A segment of the Carya illinoinensis cultivar Pawnee chromosome 1, C.illinoinensisPawnee_v1, whole genome shotgun sequence genome:
GTTCATGAAAACTTCCTGCTTGATGTGGCGTGTGGCTTACATCTATTGGCCATGTTTGCAATCACAAGGTACTCAAAAGGAACGTCGTCTCATCTTAATCATAACTGGGCGCATTAATTCCCTAATATATAGTAGCCCTCTTGGGTTCTCACCTAACCAAAACCCGGCCTCTAATACCAGCTTGTAAAACACCTCCACCAATCCAATGGATCAGTGatagtaaatataaaataaacaaaaagtaGTGTGTAATTACACGCCAATATATATAACTCGATCCCTTGGAACACTATTTCACCAGCTAGCCGGCTTTTCCCTACAGGTGTGTCGgtttatttatatagatatggaaaaatataatatgaaaacttGCCGGAACTTTCTGTTTGTCCGGGTgattttaaaagtaatattgGACTAAATAAATACCCTAATGATTGACTCCTGACTCTTGAAAGGAGAgagaagggggagagagagagcgagcgagagagagagattacatGCCTCATCAAGCATGGAAAGAAGTTTGACCTTCCTTCTCTGATGCTCAATCCTGTCAGCAGCTGACAATGGAGGTAGATGATCCTTTGAGGTTGATGAAGAACCAGCAATAGTTGTATTACTGTTACCTGGATTGGGATTAGGGTTTGTACTATTGTGCTTTCcaaattttttcttcttgaattgCCCCCTACCAACACTGCAGAACTCTTCCAACAACTCTTGGGCAGCTTTGACATATTTTGAATTCCTCAAAACGTTTACCACGCCTAATGAGGACCCAAACCCAACATGAACCTGGTGGTTCTGAGCCATTCCCGGCAATTGCAAGGTCTGGTTATGGCCGCCCAAGTTCTTATAGTACTGAGCTGACGATGAACCCCCAGCTCCTTGATTGTAATACAATATCCCGCCATCCCCCATCCTCAATTCCTCCGCTTTTGCGGCTTCCAGATGTtgtaaagaagaagataaagacaATGAAAGACCTTGGCTCTCCACAACCCCTCCAATTTCACTAGGGTTGTTGAGTTGGGTACCAGCAGTACTTCCTACATGGCTGCCATCAGGTACCCAAGTGAATTGCCCAAAACCTCCTCCTGCTGCCCCAGATGCTGCAAACCCTTGAAGAGAAGTGGATGGGTTAGGAAGCAACATGTGTAGAGTGGAAGAAGTTGAAGGAGGTGGAGGAGATGGAGATCTTGGCTGTGGATTCATTAAAAAAAGCTGCATGGCAGCGGCTGAATCTGTAGCATCAATGCTTGAAATCTGAgcgtgatgatgatgatgatgaggctGACCAAGACTGTCACGGCTATTCACACTATTCTGATTCTTCGCATCTCCCAAGGGCCCCAAACCCACCACCATCCCTTGTCTGCTTCCGTACCATTCGTTGGCCACACTTGTTGCCGGCGCCTGCTGTGGCCGCTGAGTCCGATAGCTCGGTGCCATCTGTTGCTCCAGTAAGTCTGTAGCGGTAGCACCCCCAGGAGGGAAATTGAACATCTCGGATAGCATCCCGGCCGTCTCATACACCGGAAGGCCCCCGGATTCTTCTTCATCTATCCCTACCAGTGGTGCCGGTGGGTGCTCGAAGCCTTGCACTCTCAGTTTGTCCCTACGGATCTGCTGCGCCATCTGGTGTTGCTGCGCTTCATGTGgatgatggtgatgatgatgatgatgttgctGATGCTGCTGTTGTTGTTCTTGGTGTGATACGGCGGATCTCTCAAACCCATTGGAGAAGCTGAAGATGCCGTGGTGGTAGTCGTGGGACATAGAATTGGCAGAATTATTGGACTTTTCTTGGATTGAAATTGAGTGGTCGGTCTTCGAAAACGAGAAAATTGGTGGGAGTGATGGTGTTGCTAGTCCCATATCagaatcttcttcttcatcatcatctctTTCTTTGGCTCTAATTTGAGCCACTATACGCACTCTCTTCCCTTTCTGCTCAATTCATAAAGGATCCGTCATGGGAGACAAACAAATGGAAGAACACACATCATCTATCTTGAGTCATTCATCATCTATGATTCTataacccaaaaaagaaaaaggaaaaagagtacaatataaaagaaaggaaggaaGAAACAAGCGAGAGAATAAGATGGGTCTTTGTTGGTactgctttttttatttttttatttcccttAATCGTTTTCAGCTTTGTTCATCatgtaaacatatatataggagtgaGTCTGTGTATGTACCTCTTAGAGTTGCAGAGTGTGAAAGGATGTAAAGCTATCAGACATCGTTTTCTCTTCTGCGGTATTGAAAGCTTCCTGAATTCCTCCTGATCTtctttctctcactctctcttgttCTTTGTTGCTCCGTCTGtcgtctttttctttctctttctctcctttttctctctctttggcGGCTCTTTGGAGTAAGTGTTCTTGCAATCACCTTctggaaaaagaaagatggaagttacatactatataaaatgaaaatggaggCTTTGGGGATCACTGATATCTCTCTCAAAGAAACTCAGgcatagagagaaagagagagagaagcagtcgcttttcttcttcttcacctcCTTTTTACTCACCAATAATAGcctgtatttattttatttgttgccCGCTTtgttcaaaagaaaattaatttataaaatgaaatattataacatgtagATTAAAAAACaccaaataaatataaaaatacttcGATTTATTAATATCTGTTCCAATTGACCAAAATAACCTTTATCTAGAGCAGAGTAGGAGTCCCACACACTTATTTAAGTAACGTTTTCAACAGAATTATCATCAATGGCATCCAATTGCAttcttgtatatataatatgtatatatatttttgtaatttaaataaCTAGGTTATGGTTGCTGCGAAATTACCAAAACACCATTTCGAATGTCGgttattattgtcatttttcatatGTCCCTTGGAAACCAACGCAAACTAcggaataataataataaagataagGTCAGTACGAAGTCATCTCAATGATCCAAACTACCACCATCCTGTCCATCTCTTTGAATGACCATGATGCCCTAGCTAATACTTTTAGTGAATATGTTTTGCTAGGTTATTTTGGTCATTTCaagctactatatatatattactattattattattaattatcatcATCCACCAATAACCTAACATAGTAAAACAGGCAAAAGGGAGGGACAGCTAGCGCATAGCTAGGGATCCAAAGAGAGATTT
Coding sequences within it:
- the LOC122306760 gene encoding BEL1-like homeodomain protein 2, whose translation is MGLATPSLPPIFSFSKTDHSISIQEKSNNSANSMSHDYHHGIFSFSNGFERSAVSHQEQQQQHQQHHHHHHHHPHEAQQHQMAQQIRRDKLRVQGFEHPPAPLVGIDEEESGGLPVYETAGMLSEMFNFPPGGATATDLLEQQMAPSYRTQRPQQAPATSVANEWYGSRQGMVVGLGPLGDAKNQNSVNSRDSLGQPHHHHHHAQISSIDATDSAAAMQLFLMNPQPRSPSPPPPSTSSTLHMLLPNPSTSLQGFAASGAAGGGFGQFTWVPDGSHVGSTAGTQLNNPSEIGGVVESQGLSLSLSSSLQHLEAAKAEELRMGDGGILYYNQGAGGSSSAQYYKNLGGHNQTLQLPGMAQNHQVHVGFGSSLGVVNVLRNSKYVKAAQELLEEFCSVGRGQFKKKKFGKHNSTNPNPNPGNSNTTIAGSSSTSKDHLPPLSAADRIEHQRRKVKLLSMLDEVDRRYNHYCEQMQMVVNSFDLVMGFGAAVPYTALAQKAMSRHFRCLKDAISAQLKHSCELLGDKDGAGSSGITKGETPRLKLLEQSLRQQRAFHQMGMMEQEAWRPQRGLPERSVNILRAWLFEHFLHPYPSDADKHLLARQTGLSRNQVSNWFINARVRLWKPMVEEMYQQEAKELEGAEEREGERSQNNSGLTQTPTPTTTAATPASTTGPVTTTTTIPATTITTVTPTGKRSDVNAPESDPSLIAINRHCFSENQVKQGNSTTTTTATEVAPPVSQCFPATQDSSDILHQHRSMATDDTCRRGSVVSADHHFGTISGNADIGSTLIRFGTTAGDVSLTLGLRHAGNMPEKSSFSVRDFGGC